A single window of SAR86 cluster bacterium DNA harbors:
- a CDS encoding Bax inhibitor-1/YccA family protein, whose amino-acid sequence MTKHNALSTFGRSGNPMFRANSFQEDAQFKDLPISEKMTLAGSVNKTATLLILCLITATWTWNQFFLTGDPASVMGLTMMGAIGGLIAALVTIFKKTWAPITAPIYALLEGFALGGISAIFEAQYSGIVIQAVGLTFGTLAVLLLAYKTGLIKPTENFKLMIVSATGGIMVLYLISFVMSFFGSGIGFIHSNGLFGIGFSLFVVAIAALNLVLDFDFIEEGSERGLPKYMEWFAAFSLMVTLVWLYLEILRLLAKLRSR is encoded by the coding sequence ATGACAAAACATAATGCCCTCTCTACTTTTGGTAGATCAGGTAATCCTATGTTTAGAGCTAATTCATTTCAAGAAGATGCTCAATTCAAGGATTTACCTATATCTGAGAAGATGACTTTAGCAGGGTCTGTTAATAAAACTGCTACTCTTTTAATCCTTTGCCTGATCACAGCAACTTGGACTTGGAATCAATTTTTTTTGACTGGAGATCCAGCTTCTGTAATGGGTCTCACAATGATGGGGGCTATAGGAGGCTTAATTGCTGCATTAGTAACGATCTTTAAGAAAACTTGGGCACCAATTACTGCACCTATTTATGCGCTTCTAGAAGGTTTTGCTTTGGGAGGTATTTCTGCAATATTTGAAGCCCAATATTCTGGAATAGTTATTCAGGCGGTAGGCTTAACTTTTGGTACTTTAGCAGTATTACTTTTAGCCTATAAAACAGGCCTCATTAAACCTACTGAAAATTTTAAACTGATGATTGTTTCAGCTACTGGCGGAATCATGGTGCTTTATTTAATTAGTTTTGTAATGAGTTTTTTCGGTTCAGGAATAGGGTTTATCCATTCAAATGGATTATTCGGTATTGGTTTTAGCCTATTTGTGGTCGCTATAGCAGCTTTGAATTTAGTATTGGATTTTGATTTTATAGAAGAAGGATCAGAAAGAGGGCTGCCTAAATACATGGAATGGTTTGCAGCTTTCAGCCTGATGGTAACTTTAGTTTGGTTGTATTTAGAAATACTTAGACTCCTAGCTAAGTTAAGATCTCGATAA
- a CDS encoding DedA family protein, producing MSFEEIINWISQNPEYGSLSIGLVGFFESFILVGTFWPSIILLLVAMALNEAGLNIVILSIYAGLGSLIGDVLSYYLGLSLGPQIKKTNFLKKRETQINKTEAFITKYGWGAVFLGRFIPAIRPFIPFFTGLSSMPWRIFILSDFFACFLWAISLALILLGIDNIVLFFS from the coding sequence ATGAGTTTTGAAGAAATCATTAATTGGATATCTCAAAATCCGGAATACGGAAGTTTAAGTATTGGCTTAGTTGGATTTTTTGAATCTTTTATTTTAGTCGGAACATTTTGGCCAAGTATTATTTTACTTTTAGTTGCTATGGCTCTTAATGAGGCTGGTTTAAATATTGTTATTCTAAGTATTTATGCTGGCCTGGGATCTTTGATCGGAGATGTATTGAGTTATTATTTAGGTCTTTCCTTAGGGCCTCAAATAAAAAAAACAAATTTTCTTAAAAAAAGAGAAACCCAAATAAATAAAACAGAAGCCTTTATAACTAAATATGGTTGGGGAGCTGTTTTCTTAGGTAGATTTATTCCAGCCATCAGGCCATTTATTCCTTTTTTTACAGGTCTTTCATCTATGCCTTGGAGAATTTTTATTTTAAGTGATTTCTTTGCATGTTTTTTATGGGCAATTTCACTAGCATTAATCTTGTTAGGAATAGATAATATTGTTTTATTTTTTTCATAA
- a CDS encoding NUDIX hydrolase, whose protein sequence is MVSKWKTLSSKTLIHNKLFDLKEEKVLSPENNEFPVWVMESPAWINIIPITKDREVIMIKQYRFGNKEITLEIPGGMSEQGEDPMQAAIREMLEETGYTSTNVLEIGSASPNPALMSNQVISYLALDVEFIEKQNLDTMEDIEVVKINLGDIPLLIDDKTIDHSLVISAFYFYERFKKNNYL, encoded by the coding sequence ATGGTCAGTAAATGGAAAACACTGAGTTCGAAAACTCTTATACATAATAAACTTTTTGATTTAAAAGAAGAAAAAGTTTTATCACCAGAAAATAATGAATTTCCCGTCTGGGTTATGGAGTCACCAGCTTGGATTAATATAATTCCTATCACTAAAGACCGGGAAGTGATCATGATAAAGCAATATAGATTTGGGAATAAAGAAATTACCCTTGAAATACCGGGAGGAATGTCTGAGCAGGGAGAAGATCCTATGCAAGCTGCTATTAGAGAGATGCTTGAAGAAACTGGATATACCTCAACCAACGTTCTAGAAATTGGTTCAGCTTCTCCTAATCCTGCATTAATGTCCAATCAGGTAATTTCATACTTAGCTCTGGATGTGGAATTTATCGAAAAACAAAATTTAGACACCATGGAAGATATAGAGGTTGTCAAAATTAATCTAGGTGATATTCCTCTTTTAATAGATGATAAAACAATAGACCATTCTTTGGTAATAAGCGCTTTTTACTTTTACGAAAGATTTAAAAAAAATAATTACTTATAA
- a CDS encoding YqgE/AlgH family protein → MSGKDIGSDYKDKILCFSPTEEETSYFSKSLIYICEHSDEGTLGLIINRPLQISMTDFFKSMNIKILGSLSQDFLLMGGPVNPGAVFILHSADTEWESTMPINKDVSLSTSIDILRAIANGDGPADYLITLGYTGWVQEQLEQEILENAWLVAPSNYKVLFKMNPEDKIRGVSEVLGFDIQMVSPKPGKA, encoded by the coding sequence ATGTCAGGCAAAGATATAGGTTCTGATTATAAAGATAAAATTCTTTGCTTTTCCCCTACGGAAGAAGAAACCTCTTATTTCTCTAAAAGCCTGATATATATATGCGAGCATAGCGATGAAGGTACTCTTGGTCTTATCATTAACCGGCCATTACAAATTAGCATGACTGATTTCTTTAAAAGTATGAATATAAAAATTCTTGGTTCTTTGTCACAGGACTTTCTTCTTATGGGAGGACCGGTCAACCCTGGAGCTGTTTTTATTTTGCACAGCGCTGATACAGAATGGGAGTCAACAATGCCCATAAATAAAGATGTGAGCTTAAGCACCTCCATAGATATATTGCGAGCCATTGCAAATGGAGACGGTCCGGCAGATTATCTAATTACTTTAGGGTATACAGGTTGGGTTCAAGAACAATTAGAACAAGAGATTCTTGAAAATGCTTGGCTTGTAGCTCCTAGTAACTATAAAGTACTCTTTAAAATGAACCCTGAAGACAAGATTCGAGGGGTATCTGAAGTATTGGGATTTGATATTCAAATGGTTAGCCCTAAACCAGGTAAAGCTTAA
- a CDS encoding GDSL-type esterase/lipase family protein produces MSCSDDSFNTLTDQEYEKRILEEATILNTTLTKTEIKERIDELRKYSDMNRFDDDISKFVFEDSKKMPPLNSFLFIGSSSIRYWESLKEDMAPFLVINRGFGGAHIAHVNKHFSNIVEPYMPKAIIFFCGSNDINALKNPMKVVEEFRDFYAKTQLAFEDTKVFVISIKPSIARDHQRKKQNLWNEAVRRFAKNEENLVFIDIVPSMMTDGKANPVFFTEDGLHMNKEGYALWTKTVKPILKEHFEGETL; encoded by the coding sequence ATGTCTTGTTCTGACGATTCATTCAACACGCTGACTGATCAAGAATATGAAAAAAGAATTTTAGAGGAAGCAACAATTTTAAATACAACTCTCACAAAAACAGAAATAAAAGAAAGAATTGATGAATTAAGAAAATACAGTGATATGAATAGATTTGATGATGATATTTCTAAATTTGTATTTGAAGATTCTAAAAAAATGCCGCCTCTGAATTCTTTTCTCTTTATAGGAAGTTCAAGCATAAGATACTGGGAATCCCTTAAGGAAGATATGGCACCATTTTTAGTGATTAACAGAGGCTTTGGTGGAGCCCATATTGCGCATGTAAACAAGCATTTCAGTAATATAGTTGAGCCTTATATGCCCAAAGCTATAATTTTTTTCTGTGGGAGTAATGATATAAATGCTCTTAAGAACCCCATGAAAGTAGTTGAAGAATTCAGAGATTTTTATGCCAAAACTCAGTTAGCTTTTGAAGACACAAAAGTCTTTGTTATTAGCATTAAACCGTCCATTGCACGTGATCATCAAAGAAAAAAACAAAATCTTTGGAATGAAGCAGTGAGGAGGTTTGCCAAAAACGAAGAAAATCTTGTTTTCATTGATATCGTTCCAAGCATGATGACTGATGGGAAAGCTAACCCTGTTTTTTTTACTGAAGATGGTTTGCACATGAATAAAGAAGGGTATGCACTTTGGACTAAGACAGTTAAACCAATTCTTAAAGAGCACTTTGAAGGAGAAACATTGTGA
- a CDS encoding protein-disulfide reductase DsbD family protein, which yields MIRLRSLISKFYILILLGLAYVPSMQAYEYQDAGESSIEIITESKTLVAGDDLLIGLKFKLNPGWHTYWKNPGDAGEGASITWTLPDGVNASDILWPGPETIPVDPLMTFGYEDEVILLTQISSDQDIDFPINLSTKVSWFTCKDICIPQEAEVDIQIIEGQKTTTKNTLILEKVLNSLSKPFPYEYRLEELDNNYFLQFQFDKPGNIVESYFFPEDYGVINYSKIQNIEKNNLSVSLELPIADNQSDQKFLKGVLYIQEIDSVNYYAIKSPLTNQPDKGLDQSIGVLTAIFFAFIGGLILNVMPCVFPILSIKILSFIEQSDGSRKKLAQHGLIFSAGVLFTFLLIAGLLLAIKSTGESIGWGYQLQSPIVVSILIYLFTAIGIVFMNNLAIGGQLAQLGGLTKNSSDLGSSFFTGMLAVIVASPCTAPFMGSALGLALLQPGLSSISIFVGLGLGFSAPYLILSFNPSLLKSLPKPGEWMETMKQFMAFPMWASAIWLLWVLSGQVEILSVILVLLGALIISVGLWILEKTQLTTGYKKRFAQFFALILVVFSIWLIPTEYRNNEASSLNSNFYTPEKVSALRQENKSIFLNFTADWCITCKVNEAVALSRQNVKSTLTDREITYLKADWTKKDAVIANKLAEYGRTGVPLYLLFSKGKEPIILPEILTEDILMKYLMEVPK from the coding sequence GTGATAAGACTAAGATCCTTAATTTCAAAATTTTATATTCTAATACTTTTAGGTTTAGCTTATGTTCCTTCCATGCAGGCTTATGAGTATCAGGATGCAGGTGAGTCTAGTATTGAAATAATTACAGAATCTAAAACACTAGTAGCAGGGGATGATCTTCTCATAGGTCTCAAATTTAAACTGAACCCTGGTTGGCATACCTATTGGAAAAACCCTGGTGATGCTGGTGAAGGTGCATCTATAACATGGACTTTACCAGACGGAGTAAATGCATCAGATATCCTTTGGCCAGGGCCGGAGACAATTCCTGTTGATCCATTAATGACTTTTGGTTACGAAGATGAAGTCATCTTGCTGACCCAAATATCTTCTGATCAGGATATAGACTTCCCTATCAACCTTTCAACAAAAGTAAGTTGGTTTACATGCAAGGATATTTGCATACCCCAAGAAGCAGAAGTAGATATTCAGATTATCGAAGGACAAAAAACCACGACTAAAAATACTCTCATCTTAGAAAAAGTATTAAATAGTTTATCCAAACCTTTTCCCTATGAATATAGATTAGAAGAACTTGATAATAATTACTTCCTGCAATTTCAATTTGATAAACCAGGTAACATTGTAGAAAGTTATTTTTTTCCTGAAGACTATGGAGTTATTAATTATTCAAAAATTCAAAATATTGAAAAAAACAATCTGAGCGTAAGTTTAGAATTACCAATAGCAGATAACCAATCAGATCAGAAATTTTTAAAGGGCGTTCTATATATTCAAGAAATTGATAGCGTAAATTATTATGCAATAAAGAGTCCTTTAACAAATCAACCTGATAAAGGATTAGATCAATCCATAGGAGTCTTAACAGCAATTTTCTTTGCTTTTATAGGGGGCCTAATTCTTAATGTCATGCCGTGCGTATTCCCTATTCTATCTATCAAAATACTAAGCTTTATTGAGCAAAGCGATGGTTCAAGAAAAAAATTAGCTCAACATGGACTAATTTTTTCAGCAGGAGTCTTGTTTACTTTTCTGTTAATTGCAGGTTTATTACTGGCTATCAAGTCAACGGGGGAGTCAATTGGATGGGGTTATCAACTTCAATCTCCTATTGTTGTCTCAATATTAATTTACCTTTTTACTGCAATAGGAATTGTGTTTATGAATAACTTAGCAATAGGAGGTCAATTAGCGCAACTTGGAGGATTGACAAAAAATTCGTCAGACCTTGGATCTTCTTTTTTTACTGGAATGTTGGCTGTCATTGTTGCTTCCCCTTGCACTGCACCTTTTATGGGCTCTGCTTTGGGCTTAGCTCTATTACAACCAGGCTTGTCCTCAATATCTATATTTGTAGGATTAGGTCTTGGTTTTTCTGCACCTTATTTAATCTTAAGTTTCAATCCATCTCTCTTAAAATCTCTTCCGAAACCAGGAGAGTGGATGGAAACCATGAAACAATTTATGGCATTTCCAATGTGGGCGTCGGCTATTTGGCTTCTTTGGGTTCTTAGCGGTCAAGTTGAGATTCTTTCAGTTATTTTAGTCCTTTTAGGCGCTCTAATTATTTCAGTAGGTCTATGGATCTTAGAAAAGACTCAATTAACAACTGGTTATAAGAAAAGATTTGCGCAATTCTTTGCTTTGATTCTTGTTGTTTTTTCAATATGGCTTATTCCAACTGAGTATAGGAATAATGAGGCTTCATCTTTAAATAGTAATTTTTATACTCCTGAAAAAGTATCTGCACTTCGTCAAGAAAATAAATCTATATTCTTAAATTTTACTGCTGATTGGTGTATTACTTGCAAAGTAAATGAAGCAGTTGCCCTTAGTAGACAAAATGTTAAAAGTACTTTAACAGACAGAGAAATAACCTATTTAAAAGCAGACTGGACAAAAAAAGATGCTGTGATTGCAAATAAACTTGCTGAGTATGGCCGAACAGGAGTACCTTTATACCTGTTATTTTCAAAAGGAAAAGAGCCGATAATTTTGCCTGAGATTCTAACTGAAGATATTTTGATGAAATATCTTATGGAGGTCCCGAAATGA
- a CDS encoding redoxin domain-containing protein encodes MKFIKFILFFLLSIYFTAITASIKTNTDAPEFTLLDSYGKKVSLSKYKGKTIILEWTNHGCPFVAKHYSSGNMQNTQDRAKDYGAVWISIISSAVGTQGYVTNKEANELTQSRNASPDHVLFDEEGTIGRLYDAKTTPHMYVIDPQGFLKYQGAIDDAGGRGFMSKNLLKANNYVLNALNNLTNNQEIKDHTTKPYGCSVKYKS; translated from the coding sequence ATGAAATTTATTAAATTTATTTTATTCTTTTTACTAAGCATTTATTTTACTGCTATTACAGCCAGCATTAAAACGAATACAGACGCTCCGGAATTTACTTTATTAGATTCATATGGCAAAAAAGTTTCTCTAAGTAAATATAAGGGAAAGACCATAATTCTTGAATGGACTAATCATGGATGCCCCTTTGTGGCTAAGCACTATTCATCAGGTAATATGCAAAATACTCAAGACAGAGCCAAAGATTATGGAGCCGTCTGGATTAGCATCATTTCTTCTGCCGTTGGTACCCAAGGATATGTTACGAATAAAGAAGCTAATGAACTCACTCAATCTAGAAATGCTTCTCCTGATCATGTTCTTTTTGATGAGGAAGGAACGATCGGAAGACTTTATGATGCTAAGACAACTCCTCACATGTATGTTATTGACCCTCAGGGCTTTCTCAAGTACCAAGGAGCCATAGACGATGCAGGCGGGAGAGGTTTTATGTCCAAAAACTTACTTAAAGCCAATAATTATGTGTTAAATGCCTTAAATAATTTGACTAATAACCAAGAAATAAAAGATCACACAACTAAGCCTTACGGTTGTTCAGTAAAATATAAATCTTAA
- a CDS encoding SCP2 sterol-binding domain-containing protein, protein MATFDEIKSQLESSFNADGAEGIEATIQLNIEDLTNFYVDINNGKLTIEEGTHDSPGLTLTFDTFDTVTKIFSGDQAAAMQAFMQGKVKFDGDMALGQKLGEVFKA, encoded by the coding sequence ATGGCAACATTTGATGAAATTAAATCACAATTGGAAAGTTCATTTAATGCAGATGGAGCAGAAGGAATTGAGGCCACAATTCAACTAAATATTGAAGATCTAACCAATTTCTATGTGGATATTAATAATGGGAAATTGACTATAGAAGAGGGAACCCATGACTCGCCAGGTTTGACTCTAACTTTTGATACTTTTGATACGGTAACAAAAATATTTTCTGGAGATCAAGCGGCAGCAATGCAAGCATTTATGCAAGGCAAAGTTAAATTTGACGGTGACATGGCTCTCGGCCAAAAACTTGGCGAAGTTTTTAAAGCCTAA
- a CDS encoding aspartate carbamoyltransferase, whose protein sequence is MNFSGNHILSIDQFERSDIETLFSVAKELEPFALKKKVTRVLEGAILGNMFFEPSTRTRISFGSAFNLLGGAVRETTEVGSSSLVKGESLVDTAQVLSGYSDIIVMRHPETNSVKEFSEASRVPVINGGDGSNEHPTQALLDLFTIQQELTTNNKNIDSLRIALVGDLKYGRAVHSLCKVLSLYENVSFNLISPDGLRLPEEYKDLLMTRGIAIEETENLEKGISEVDIIYMTRIQEERFKNKQEAKKYKGLLSLNKNIYTQNCEPNTVIMHPLPRDSRKDANELNADLYNNPNLAIYRQADNGVLIRMALFALVLDVVDEIDTNTRDVNWYTPSKS, encoded by the coding sequence TTGAATTTTAGCGGTAACCATATTCTATCAATAGATCAATTCGAAAGATCTGACATCGAGACACTCTTCTCTGTTGCTAAAGAATTAGAACCTTTTGCCTTAAAAAAGAAAGTAACTAGGGTGCTAGAAGGCGCCATATTAGGAAATATGTTTTTTGAACCCAGCACGAGAACTCGTATCAGCTTTGGTTCAGCATTTAACTTACTTGGTGGAGCTGTAAGGGAAACAACCGAAGTAGGCTCCTCGTCTTTAGTTAAAGGAGAATCTTTGGTAGATACGGCTCAAGTTCTTAGTGGATATAGCGATATTATTGTTATGAGACATCCAGAAACTAACTCCGTAAAAGAGTTCTCTGAAGCTAGTAGAGTTCCTGTTATAAATGGAGGAGATGGTTCAAATGAACACCCTACCCAAGCATTATTAGATCTTTTTACCATACAGCAGGAATTAACAACCAATAATAAGAATATTGATTCTCTTAGAATAGCTCTTGTGGGTGATTTAAAATATGGAAGAGCTGTCCATTCGTTATGCAAAGTATTGTCACTCTATGAAAATGTTTCATTTAATCTCATCTCTCCTGATGGACTAAGACTTCCAGAAGAGTACAAAGATCTTTTAATGACCAGAGGTATTGCCATAGAAGAAACAGAAAATCTAGAAAAAGGAATTTCCGAAGTTGATATTATTTACATGACTAGAATTCAAGAAGAAAGATTCAAAAATAAACAAGAAGCTAAAAAATATAAAGGTCTATTAAGCTTAAATAAGAATATTTATACCCAGAACTGCGAACCAAACACAGTGATCATGCACCCTCTTCCCAGAGATTCAAGAAAAGATGCAAATGAACTTAATGCAGATCTTTACAATAATCCAAACCTTGCGATTTATAGGCAAGCAGACAATGGAGTGCTGATTAGGATGGCTCTTTTTGCTCTTGTTTTAGATGTTGTTGATGAAATTGATACTAATACCAGGGACGTAAATTGGTACACACCATCTAAGTCTTGA
- a CDS encoding PLP-dependent aspartate aminotransferase family protein, producing MSKKNKQGFETRAIHDGQEPDPSTGAIMTPIFATSTYVQESPGVHKGYDYSRSGNPTRKALEDCMASLENGESGFAFSSGLAAMSTILEILSSGDHVIAMDDLYGGTYRLFQDVKKRSSGLDFTFTDLSSLENLEASLQPNTKMIWVESPTNPLLKIVDLKEISNFAKKHNLISVCDNTFCSPYLQKPLDLGFDIVVHSATKYLNGHSDVIGGMVVTSPSREDLTKEMTFLANAIGAVMGPFDSFLVLRSLKTLAVRMECHCKNALAIAQFLEKHESIEKVIYPGLESHPQNDIARKQMPLFGGMITIIIKGGLEKASQFLERTNIFSLAESLGGVESLIEHPAIMTHASMPKKLREEIGVVDGLVRISVGIESLDDLLDDLNQALA from the coding sequence ATGAGTAAAAAAAATAAACAAGGTTTTGAAACTAGGGCTATTCATGACGGACAAGAGCCTGACCCTTCAACTGGAGCCATCATGACTCCAATTTTTGCTACTTCAACTTATGTGCAAGAGAGTCCTGGAGTGCACAAAGGTTATGACTATTCAAGAAGCGGAAATCCAACTAGAAAAGCTTTAGAAGATTGTATGGCTTCTTTAGAAAATGGCGAATCTGGCTTTGCCTTCTCTTCGGGCTTGGCAGCAATGTCTACTATCTTAGAAATTTTAAGTTCAGGAGATCATGTCATTGCAATGGATGATCTTTATGGAGGAACATACAGGCTATTTCAAGACGTAAAAAAAAGATCTTCTGGTCTTGATTTTACTTTTACTGATTTAAGCTCTTTGGAAAATCTTGAAGCGTCTCTTCAACCTAATACTAAAATGATTTGGGTTGAATCTCCAACAAATCCTTTATTAAAGATAGTAGATCTCAAAGAGATAAGTAATTTTGCAAAGAAACATAATCTAATATCTGTATGCGATAATACCTTTTGCTCTCCTTATCTCCAAAAACCTCTTGATTTAGGTTTTGATATCGTCGTGCATTCTGCTACTAAGTATTTAAATGGTCATTCAGATGTAATTGGAGGTATGGTTGTTACTTCTCCTTCTAGAGAAGATTTAACCAAGGAAATGACTTTTTTAGCTAATGCCATTGGTGCTGTCATGGGACCGTTCGATAGCTTTTTAGTCTTACGCAGCTTAAAAACGTTAGCAGTAAGGATGGAGTGTCATTGTAAAAATGCTTTGGCCATTGCTCAATTCCTTGAAAAGCATGAATCTATTGAGAAAGTAATTTACCCTGGATTAGAAAGTCATCCTCAGAATGATATAGCAAGAAAACAAATGCCTTTATTCGGGGGTATGATCACAATTATTATTAAAGGCGGATTAGAAAAAGCTTCTCAATTTTTAGAAAGGACCAATATATTTTCATTGGCAGAAAGTCTAGGAGGAGTAGAGAGTCTAATAGAACATCCAGCCATCATGACTCATGCTTCAATGCCAAAAAAACTTAGAGAAGAAATAGGGGTTGTAGATGGCTTGGTCCGTATTTCAGTTGGTATAGAATCTTTAGATGATTTGCTAGATGACTTAAACCAAGCCCTGGCTTAA
- a CDS encoding pyridoxal-phosphate dependent enzyme — translation MNSILDLIGNTPILKLSTFDTGLCDLYVKLECQNPGGSIKDRIGLSIIEEAEKSGNLKPGGTIIEATAGNTGIGLALVAALKGYKIILVIPDKMSREKILHLEGLGAEIILTRSDVAIGHPEYYQDLAKKIAEETPDSFIADQFSNPANPLAHETTTGPEIWNQMEGRLDAVVAGVGSGGTLTGLAEFLKVKDNSIQMVVADPEGSVIADAVKNGNFKYEGGSWLVEGIGEDFIPPNLNLNKLDDAVTVSDLDAFTTLNKLLVNEGILGGSSSGTLLAGAIKWCQKQTSPKRVVTFICDTGNKYLSKAFNQSWLFDNNLTNKKTHGNLLDLINRRADLNQMLSVSPSDTLLIAYNRMRSLDVSQLPVLKDSQIVGIVDEEDLLFSLEGNKNNFQTKVESFMVTQLESFQVNEKEQSIMPILKQGKVAIIMDNDIFLGFITKVDLINRYRNKMRPD, via the coding sequence ATGAATTCAATATTAGATCTGATTGGAAATACCCCCATACTAAAACTTTCAACTTTTGATACCGGCTTATGTGATCTATATGTTAAATTAGAATGCCAGAATCCAGGTGGATCCATTAAAGATCGAATTGGACTTTCTATTATTGAAGAGGCAGAAAAGTCTGGCAATCTTAAACCCGGCGGAACCATAATTGAAGCAACCGCAGGAAATACTGGGATTGGTTTAGCTCTAGTAGCTGCTTTAAAGGGTTATAAGATTATTTTAGTTATTCCTGACAAAATGAGCAGGGAAAAGATCTTACATTTAGAAGGATTGGGAGCAGAGATTATTTTAACTAGATCTGATGTTGCAATAGGACATCCTGAATATTACCAAGATTTAGCAAAGAAAATTGCCGAAGAAACACCAGATTCTTTCATAGCGGATCAATTCAGTAATCCTGCTAATCCCTTGGCGCATGAAACTACAACAGGTCCAGAGATATGGAACCAAATGGAGGGTAGGCTTGACGCAGTTGTGGCTGGAGTAGGTTCAGGAGGTACCTTGACAGGGTTAGCAGAATTCTTGAAAGTTAAAGATAACTCCATCCAAATGGTAGTTGCTGACCCAGAGGGTTCAGTAATAGCAGATGCGGTAAAAAATGGAAATTTTAAATATGAAGGAGGGAGTTGGTTGGTTGAAGGTATTGGAGAAGATTTTATTCCACCAAATTTAAATCTAAATAAATTAGACGATGCTGTCACTGTCTCAGACCTAGATGCTTTTACGACTTTGAATAAACTCCTTGTAAATGAAGGTATTTTAGGCGGTTCTTCAAGTGGCACTTTGCTGGCAGGGGCTATAAAATGGTGTCAAAAACAAACCTCGCCTAAAAGAGTAGTGACATTTATTTGCGATACAGGGAATAAGTATCTTTCCAAAGCATTCAATCAATCTTGGCTTTTTGATAATAATCTGACTAATAAAAAGACGCATGGAAATTTATTAGATTTAATAAATAGAAGGGCAGATTTGAATCAGATGCTTAGTGTGTCGCCATCGGATACATTATTAATTGCATACAACAGAATGAGAAGTTTGGATGTCTCGCAACTCCCAGTATTAAAAGATTCTCAAATAGTTGGGATAGTAGATGAAGAAGATTTACTCTTCTCTCTCGAAGGAAATAAAAATAATTTTCAAACAAAGGTTGAGTCTTTTATGGTTACTCAACTTGAGTCTTTTCAGGTAAATGAGAAAGAACAAAGTATCATGCCTATACTGAAACAAGGAAAAGTAGCTATTATTATGGATAATGATATTTTCTTAGGTTTTATAACTAAGGTAGATCTAATAAACAGATATAGAAATAAAATGAGGCCTGATTGA
- a CDS encoding fatty acid desaturase, which yields MVMASEDIAAEFSFEREKEIAKNLSQRFQWEMMAIGLGQALIWLTLWPLVIYEILPLWLGFVVAILCACMAYLPSHESQHGNYSRGKANLRWLDSFIGNISLITLSFPYEIMRATHMKHHAYTNQPDKDFDYDVKDSKNIGEVALKVCDGAQKYDAMMENFANDKAFIKAFQKGSIAASILGLTQLILVILFPLQTLFLWWIPRKIGTFYTSVFFSWYPHYQLDVGRYKDTRFWSHWMPRYINHSMQLHFIHHLHPSIGHFDEPKAIELLKPFLIARGVPGAEKIPEKVTYNPMINI from the coding sequence ATGGTTATGGCATCTGAAGACATAGCTGCAGAGTTTTCCTTTGAGCGAGAAAAGGAAATAGCTAAGAATCTATCCCAAAGATTTCAGTGGGAGATGATGGCAATAGGTCTTGGACAGGCACTTATATGGCTTACTCTATGGCCATTAGTGATATACGAGATTTTACCTCTTTGGCTTGGTTTTGTGGTTGCCATTTTATGTGCCTGCATGGCTTATTTGCCTTCGCATGAGAGTCAGCATGGAAATTATTCAAGAGGCAAGGCAAATTTACGATGGCTCGATTCTTTTATCGGAAATATTTCTCTAATTACCCTTAGCTTTCCATACGAAATTATGAGAGCCACACATATGAAGCATCACGCCTACACTAATCAACCGGATAAAGATTTTGATTACGATGTAAAAGACTCAAAGAATATAGGAGAAGTGGCATTGAAAGTGTGTGATGGTGCTCAAAAATATGACGCTATGATGGAAAACTTTGCTAATGACAAGGCGTTTATTAAGGCCTTTCAGAAAGGATCCATAGCAGCAAGTATATTAGGTTTAACGCAATTAATTTTGGTAATTCTATTTCCACTACAGACCTTATTCTTATGGTGGATACCTAGAAAAATTGGTACTTTTTATACGTCAGTATTTTTTTCGTGGTACCCACATTACCAATTAGATGTAGGTCGTTATAAAGACACCAGATTTTGGAGTCACTGGATGCCTCGATATATTAATCACTCTATGCAACTTCATTTTATCCACCACCTTCATCCAAGTATTGGGCATTTTGATGAGCCTAAAGCAATTGAATTATTAAAACCTTTTTTGATTGCTAGGGGCGTTCCAGGAGCAGAAAAAATACCGGAAAAGGTTACTTATAACCCAATGATCAATATCTAA